From a single Helicovermis profundi genomic region:
- a CDS encoding bactofilin family protein, whose protein sequence is MFNKKNIMNETNDFDIVIGENSIFDGKISSEGSIRIDGKLEGDIEARGNIVIGGSALINGNIITNDIKISGLVNGNILAKGLLKIYETGNLNGDLECSSFIIEEGGTFEGRCNIKGNKSSLDDNNAFENYDNLDLNTKTDNDESLISEKENKADKKNKKKSHYNK, encoded by the coding sequence ATGTTTAATAAAAAGAATATAATGAATGAAACAAATGATTTTGATATCGTTATAGGAGAAAATTCTATATTTGATGGAAAAATTAGTAGTGAGGGATCAATAAGAATCGACGGCAAACTTGAAGGTGATATTGAAGCACGTGGAAATATCGTAATCGGTGGTAGCGCTCTTATTAATGGTAATATAATTACAAACGATATAAAAATAAGTGGACTAGTTAATGGTAATATTTTAGCAAAAGGATTACTAAAAATATATGAAACCGGCAATTTAAACGGAGATCTTGAATGTTCAAGTTTTATCATTGAAGAAGGTGGAACCTTTGAGGGCCGCTGTAATATTAAAGGAAATAAAAGTAGCTTAGACGATAATAATGCTTTTGAAAATTATGATAATCTGGATTTGAATACGAAAACTGATAACGATGAATCGTTAATAAGTGAAAAAGAGAATAAGGCAGATAAAAAAAATAAAAAGAAGTCACATTATAATAAATAA
- a CDS encoding M23 family metallopeptidase has translation MNKTKVEKLKEQLHNLKSNYKESTLTFMIVPENNKKIKKYSFKKPTILFSFGVSILIISIIFVSNFYFYINNNFLTSKNIELTKTIEINNDKIANLTELNETQNTKIDVLKKSVNASADYFDKKFSELENLENKLNSLVATLNTNDSKDIKIPTSRSLDRTTIMEKNKQLVTEKENLISEAKSISKEDEIDIILKEQTNDFSKLISDVEERLKFLECRPDLVPTSGRLSSKFGKRIDPITGKHSFHDGIDIANKVGTPVKSAGNGIVIKTAYSKSYGNIIIIDHGYNYKTVYAHLSKILIKEGQEVQKGDKIAEMGNTGRSTGPHLHFEIRYKNQKINPETILSK, from the coding sequence ATGAACAAAACTAAAGTGGAAAAATTAAAAGAACAATTGCACAATTTAAAATCTAATTATAAAGAAAGCACTTTGACTTTCATGATAGTACCAGAAAATAATAAAAAAATTAAAAAGTATTCATTTAAAAAGCCCACCATTTTATTTAGCTTTGGTGTTTCAATTCTGATTATTTCTATAATTTTTGTATCCAATTTTTATTTTTATATTAATAACAACTTCTTAACTTCAAAAAACATTGAATTGACAAAAACTATTGAAATTAACAATGATAAAATTGCTAATCTTACAGAACTAAATGAAACTCAAAACACCAAAATTGATGTACTTAAAAAATCTGTTAACGCTTCTGCTGACTATTTTGATAAGAAATTTTCAGAACTTGAAAATTTAGAAAATAAATTAAATTCTTTAGTAGCAACTTTAAATACAAATGATTCAAAAGATATCAAAATACCTACTTCTCGTTCTTTAGACAGGACAACTATAATGGAGAAAAACAAACAACTTGTGACTGAAAAAGAAAATTTAATAAGCGAAGCTAAATCAATTTCCAAAGAAGATGAAATTGATATAATTTTAAAAGAACAAACTAATGATTTTTCAAAGCTTATTAGCGATGTTGAAGAAAGACTAAAATTCCTTGAATGTAGACCTGATTTAGTACCTACTTCAGGAAGATTATCTTCAAAATTTGGTAAAAGAATTGACCCCATAACTGGAAAACATTCTTTTCATGACGGAATTGATATTGCAAATAAAGTTGGTACTCCTGTAAAATCTGCAGGTAATGGTATTGTTATAAAAACTGCATATAGTAAAAGTTACGGCAATATTATTATTATTGATCATGGCTATAATTACAAAACAGTTTATGCTCATCTAAGTAAAATACTTATAAAGGAAGGCCAAGAAGTTCAAAAAGGAGATAAAATTGCCGAAATGGGAAATACCGGCAGAAGTACAGGACCACATCTGCACTTTGAAATTAGATATAAGAATCAAAAAATTAATCCAGAAACTATTTTAAGCAAATAA